The following coding sequences lie in one Monomorium pharaonis isolate MP-MQ-018 chromosome 1, ASM1337386v2, whole genome shotgun sequence genomic window:
- the LOC105828820 gene encoding uncharacterized protein LOC105828820 isoform X3 has translation MLKAKWKGLRDTFRAELKKDQVYRKSKFHRNRPVWIHFKSLQFLKEQMLPRPPIWERSIPKTEDDMQPSEGEGENGVPNSIDGGLDDRDAIADHLLSMAGDGHHHHHHHHHHHQLKLDGGGGDGRRGTVDVKREPEESFDNLEFQSVTDNLTENEMMLQNISPEQVLMSDSDTGVGLAGVDPLIDGNCRFDDNYYFLMSLLPHIRTLPADRRMLLRMQMQELVYKEVYKKAADGEQTAKT, from the coding sequence ATGCTGAAAGCAAAATGGAAGGGTCTGCGTGATACGTTCCGCGCTGAGCTGAAGAAGGACCAGGTATACCGCAAGAGCAAATTCCACCGAAACCGGCCGGTATGGATCCATTTCAAGAGCCTGCAGTTCCTCAAGGAGCAGATGTTGCCACGGCCGCCGATCTGGGAGCGCAGCATCCCAAAGACGGAAGACGACATGCAACCGAGCGAGGGCGAGGGGGAGAATGGCGTTCCGAACTCCATCGACGGTGGTCTGGACGATCGGGATGCGATTGCCGATCATCTATTGTCGATGGCCGGAGACGGTCACCATCACCACCATCATCACCATCATCACCATCAACTCAAACTggacggcggcggtggcgatGGTCGGCGTGGCACAGTTGACGTGAAACGGGAACCCGAGGAGAGCTTCGACAATCTAGAGTTCCAGAGCGTCACCGATAATCTGACGGAGAACGAGATGATGTTGCAGAATATCTCACCCGAGCAGGTTCTGATGAGCGACAGCGACACCGGGGTTGGTCTCGCTGGCGTTGACCCACTCATTGACGGCAACTGTCGCTTCGACGACAATTACTACTTCCTGATGAGCCTGTTACCGCACATCCGCACCCTGCCGGCCGACCGCAGGATGCTGCTCAGAATGCAGATGCAGGAGCTCGTTTACAAGGAGGTCTATAAGAAGGCCGCTGACGGCGAGCAGACGGCGAAGACTTAA